TCAAATCCTTTATCAATGAAAAACCCATTATGGCTATGATCGACACTGGTACTACACACAACTTCATCACGCTTAATGAAGCAAAGAGGCTTGGGTTGAAGATCAGCAAAAATAATGGCTGGTTCAAACCCGTAAATACCAAGGGTGAAACTCTTAAGAGAGTAACAAAAGGGGTTGAGATTATTCTTGGTTCTTGGAAGGGTCTTATAGATTTCTTAGTAGCACCCATGGATTATTTCAAGATAGTTATCGGGATAGACTTACAAAGGCAAATTTAATACCCATACCTTACTACGACATATTATGCGTCATAGAGAAAGGATTTCCATGCATAGTCCCTACAGTCTCTAAAGTTGGAGGACGACCACCGATTTTCTCTGCTATGCAACTCAAGAAAGGGTTCAAGAAGGGGGAGATGATATATTTGACTTTACTATAAGAGAAGTCAACGTTTGAAGGAGAAGTTGTTCCCCTTAAAATCAAGGAAGTCTTTGAAAAGAATAAGGATGTGATGCCTTTCGAGTTGCCAAAGCAACTACCATCTAAGAGGAAGGTAGATCATAAGATTGAATTGAAGTTAGAAGCAAAGCCGCCTGTCTTAGCACCATATAAGATGATAGCCATTTCCTTGGTCAAAGAAGACATTATACGCATCATCAAAGAAGGTTTACATTATTATCCATTAGCCAAGAAGTTGGTAGAGTTGGCTAGAGAAGGTAAGACCAAAAGATTTTTGCTagaagccgaccttctctacaCCAAAGGGAGAAGACTATACGTCCCTAAGTAGAAAAATCTAAGAAGAAATTTGGTGAGAGAATGGCACGACACCAAGTGGGCTGATTACCAAGGTCAGCAAAGGACCTTGGCACTCATTGAATCTTCCTATTATTGGCCTCAAATGAGAGATGAAGTGGATAGCTATGTGAAGACTTATCTTGTGTGCCaacaagataagattgaaaataaagcaccaagTGGGTTGTTGGAACCTTTGCCTCCATCAGAGCGACTGTGAAAAAGTATCTCTCTAGATTTCATCTCTGCCTTATAAGGAGTTTGGATCTAACCTCGTGATAGTGGATTGATTTTCGAAATATGATACTTTTATACCTACTCCTATACTAATTGCACTACAGAGGAAGTAGCACAATTATTCTTCAAGAATATGGTGAAGTATTGGAGATTACCTAAGAGCATCGTCAGTGATCAAGATCCACGCTTCACAGGACGACTATGGATAAAGTTGTTCAAACTTCTTGGATCGAAACTTCAATTCTCGACACTATTCCATCCTCAAACTGATAGGCAGACGGAGAGAGTAAATGCCTTACTCAAGTATTACTTGAGGCATTTCGTAAGCGCTAATCAGAAGGACTAGACAAAACTCCTAGACATTGTCTAGTTCTCGTACAATCTACAAAGGAGTGAGTCCACAAGGAATAGTCCATTCGAGATTGTGACAGGATAACAACCGCTTATACTAcactctctttcttcctcttactTAGGAAAGAGCCCTGAAACTTATCATATGATTAAGTATTAGGAAGAACAAAAAGATGTCACTCATTCTTACCTCGACAAAGCCACAAAAATGATGAAGAAATAGACAGATAAGAAGAGGAGGCATACAACCTATCAAGTGGGAGTCAAGGTAATGATTAAACTTCTTCCACAACAATTCAAAGCCTTTCGCAAGGTTCATAAGAGATTGATTCACAAATATGAAGGGCCATTTGTGATCATTGGACATGTTGGAGAGGTTGCTTAAAAGTACAACTCCCTTCCTCTATGAAGATCCATCCCATCTTCTATGTAAGTATGCCTAAATCATATCATGGAGACCAAGAGAAACTGAGTAGAGGTGACTCGAATCGTGCTCCTCTTGTGATGATTAGATCCTTTgataagaaaatcaaagagatcttatcTAATCACATTATGAAAGGAGTACCACCAAGTATCCAATACTTGATTAAGTGGAAAGGAGTCTCGATAACTGAAGCTAGTTGGGAAGCTAGTGAAAATTTGTGGCAATTCTAAGAACACCTAGAGCGCTGTCATGAACAAAACGCGATGAGAACGTCTGCGCAATAGGTTGGGAAGGATGTCACAGTAAATTTTAGATGGTTAAATTTAACAGTGTTTGTATGATTTTCAGGAGTGTTTGAGAATGCTATAGATGGTTTCAGAACGTTTTAGAATGTCCTAGAAGGTCTTGAAATAGCCTAGAAGATTCTAGAAGATTCTGGAAGGTCATAGAgtattctagaagagtgtaggtgtatatatatgtatgaagAGTAGTATGGAATAATCTAGAAGTATTTAGAGAAATATGGTAGGATATATATTTGTAGTGAAAGTTCTAGATGATCAATTTGGACCGTTGATTAGATTAATCCTAATCATCCATTTaggaggtggatggctataaatagggaGTGAAAGTTAGAGTTTGGATGGATGAGTCATTTGTAATAAATACTTGAATAATATAGTGTTCTTTCTACCAAAACTttctttctcttgtgttcttttGTGTTCTTAACTTTTTTGCTAAATACTAAAGGTTAGGCTAACTTAGTTTTAACTCAAGAGGTTAAGTAAGTTCAAGTACCGACAGAATAATGTTGGAGTGTGTCAAAGACTATAACACAGATATCTTATTGTGTTAAGATTTAAGGAAATTTTTTTACTCAAAATCTATTCTCTTTCTTGTTTGCATTTTTTCAACTCacaatcattttttttctattcaaaaaatatatcatttaatatTACACacatttgttttaaaaaataatatcaaaattttaataaaaatttaaggatgaaaataatataatttatctcTTAAAAAATGTAATTATAGTTGATGTATTGAGCAACATGTGCTCACCTGAAGTTGGTGGTTTTCGTAGATACGTGTTGTAATTGAAGGTGATCCATCTTAGTTCAGTACGTGAAGAAGAAAATGAGCTTTAGTAtcgtgtaatttttttaaaattaagtgcGCGCCtaactcaattttaaaaattattctaaaataaatagtatctcatatttataaattttttagataTCGAATATTATTGTGAGACATAAAACTTGTAATTAACCTTTCTCTTTATTAGTAAAATCCACTTTTGCTTTCTTCAGTTATTTATTCTAGATGTTATCTGCTTCTCTTCGTCTATAATCATAAAGTTTAAGATAAATAGTCTTTGATTCACATACCTCACCAACATTGCTAATTGCGTAGAAAAGTGTTCCTCCAATCACAAGTACGTCACCTAAGAGAGGCTTTGAACCGcctttagaaaaaataaaaaataaaaaatttagcgttggattattattttctataagACAATCTTATCATTATTACAAAACATTCAGAAGACTTAGTTCCAATAGAATTAATCAAGAAATATTACCTCCACCACCAACTTCACTATCAGAAAACATGACTAAACAGAGGCCAAGTACACATATAGCTGCACCACTTAACTGCCATAAAGAATATCTTGTGCCAAGGAAAATCCATGTGAATAGAATGGCCCAAGGTATTGTCCAACAATCGAGTAGGGTCACACTAGTAATTGACGAATACTGATATGCTTTGTTAACTGCATACAAGGTAATAGAAGCAAAAAAATAACAGGAAAAATTGCTTAAATCCTGAATTCTAAATTAACTATTAACTGCATACAAGGCCAAATAAGTAAAATGGTGGCGCTGTGGAAATTGCTTCAGTATCTAAAATTCACACAGAATAAAAGTTTGGGACTTGGAAGCCAtaatttgcttttttttttaaatgtatctactttttattttgtattccttaattattattaaaataaacaaataattttagatataaataaatatgtaattatagatattatatataaaaaattattagatattaattaagttaaataagataattttatattattattttttagtattattttttataaattaatataaaatatatttaatgtatgtttaaggagaatttacaatcattcattttttacttaatttttaatattattctaaaaaattatgaaaaaaagagCATTGCAAAAATGGGATAAATTACATGAATATCTTAATACAATTTGGTTATATTTATGtgttttttatgtaaattattACAGGATTACATGATTTAATCATTATAGGTAATACGATTTATAATTTTAACGTAAACCGATGCACCTACAACAAATTAGTTAGTAGTGTGTCATTCACGTAAATCACTGCAACATCTCATGATTTATTAGGGATATAACTCACCATCCTAACTTTTTTTGACaggaaaaaacaaatttttaattataaaaaaaccaAATAACACGAATATTAAAGAAATATCAATTCTACATAAATAATAAGAAGATAAATATTTCATGTCTTGAACTATAATATGATACTAAAactaatatttgattattaaaaattttaaaaagtaaaaacaaaaactgaacaaaatctcttttatttttgtatccACATGCATGTGATGCAAGCTAATAAGatgcatcttcttctttttcgtatAAATCTGAATATTTTCTAATtctaaacatttttttataattaaaactatttatttgaaaagtttttcttttaaatctgATAAGATCAGCAACATTAGAACACCAccagcaacaaaaaaaaagaaccaaaatactaccaaaaaaaaaatcacagaTGAATTATAAAATCAAGAAGACAGAGCTAAATTCAGGTCCGAAAAAAAGTTatcttagatctagatctaaattacaaatttaaatctctaaaaaaaaagcaaaaaaaaaaatcacgaAACTGAAAGCAAGAAAAAAGGAGATAAAAAGAGAATGAGATAAAGTGGCGGCGGAGTGGtgtgaaagaaaaaatggaaaacagaggaaaagaaggaaagGGGAAGGGGAGAGGAGGAGAAAGacggagagagagaagaaacgAAAAGGACGGTAAGATTAAAAGTTAAAGGAGACAGGAGCATAGGAGGGCCACCGCGACCTAGACTGAGGCGACGGCGACGGCGActgcgagagagagagagagagagagcgagagagagagagagagaggctaaCTCACCATCCTACTTGGTGTCCGCctaaaataatttagttaaactgAGTATAAATcgtattataaaaaataagtataaaaaatcTTACTTATTACGATTTAGCTTGCTATAAGAGTATAAAATAATGAgcataataaaaaagttttaattttataaaaaatttataataattataaaaaatgcttgtaataaatttttttaaactttataaaaatgcttaccattattataaaaagtgctacaataaaaaattttaagctataaaaatatttacaataactatataaaaaattagttgtaCTCTGTTGCAAGATGGAACGATTTACGCTGAGTAAATTTTTATAACTCTTGTTTTTTTAACTATTGCAAGCATTCtcagtttaaaaatttattgcaATTATTTTATATTCCTCTGTGCGAAGCTAAATCGTAACAAGTTGGCACAATTTATACCTGTCCAACTAAAAATCACTAGTTACAATATTTAGTAGATGGGTAAATTACTCCACGTATATCTCTTAGTAAATTGGGAGATGTACTGATTCTGAATAACACACTACTAACTAATCGTTGCAACATGCAGTAATTTACATTAAAATTGTAAAATCGTGTTATTCTCcgataatttatataaaagaaatcaggaaaaaattataactaaatTATATCTAGGATATTCATATATAATATCCAACTATGTTATTTACGAAATTTACCCGTGAAAACTAGTGCAAACCTTAAATGTGTTACAAGACCACACAAGAATTtccaagaaaaaaatattctaatggCAATcgtattaatatattttagtatatatataaaactcaTTTTTTCCATCCATAacaggagaaacaaagaaattcaaaatatatgCATAGACCATAGTTTATAACCCAATTACCCAACCTATATACCGATTTTGGGAGAAATTATTACATGTTGACAAAGTATTTAGGTGAGTTGTATTTTATCGATTCataaaatgacaattaaaaaattgtgaaaccttatagtaataaatattaaaaaaaagtctttttacattaaattttaaacaataaattttaataatttaaaagtaaaaatattaacttaaaatattggttaatattaataaaaaatattcaccCGATAACAATAATTCTCAATGAATAAAATATATCCACCAGCATACAATAATTTCTCCATTTTGGGTGGTCTGGCAATAAATAAATGCTTGCTTGACCAAAACACAAAGGGGAACCCATAAAAATATTCTACAATTGCTTTCTCACCAGCTCAAATGATTTTAGCTAATATCTGAATCTCACCTGCCAAAGTTTTCTTATTCTAGTTCTAGTTCTAGTGTATCTTCTAAATTTAACAGAAAAAGATTAGCGTCAGCTTTTCTAAAAATAGATAAGAACAATAGAAAGAGAGGCAGAGACTTACCCAAATAATTGCCCTGAACATCAACAATACCTAACAATAAATACCAATACCAAAAACCCTGCACAGATCAATATAAGCAACTCATGAAacctaaattaaattcaaattcaaattcacttCATATATATAGATACAAACCAGAGGTTTTTGATTCCTAAAGAGCAAGATAGTTCCATAAACCAAAGCCAAAGATGCGTAGACAAAGAGACTCTGAGTGAGAGGCGCATAAACGCCTGTATAATATGTCCAACATGTATGTTAAACTGCAGAAATTttctttaacaaaaacaaacaaataaatagaataagaagaaAGAGTTGGGGAAATAATAACGATACCGAATTTTTGGGAGATGACAGAGGAAGTGAGGCTTAGGAGAGCAAGAGTTAGAGAAACAAGTTGACTCAAAATAAGAATGCCAACCACTCTCAATTTTGTGTGGTGATGATGCCTTCTAAACCATGTAGTGATGCCAGAGCTAGACCAATCCATTAATATTAGTTTACTGCTAGTAGTCGAAATGAAACTTTAACGCTCTTCAATCATGGTGCCTTATTCTTGTcctatatatattaagaattaaAGGTATATGCATAACCAACCATGCTGTGCTTTTGTTGCTGTTTTTCTTCTcattatttaagaaaggtagCGGAAAATTAAAGGCGTGTGAAGTGGTGTTAAGTTGGAGTTTTGAAGATTGAGTGAGGGTATGCGTGTTCAGCTACCATTCTTTAGTTCGTTAGAATATCGGAACGGAAAAGGGGGGTTGTGTAATAATAATGTAAACAACAGAGACCCACACTCTCTTTCGGTCTCTTGTTCATTAAAAGATGAAAACGACTTTAAAGCTGCGTTTATTTTTTATAGGAAGACAAGATAAGACACTGATAAATAGacatacaaaattttgtgttattattttatttggtgataaattagaataaattataaaaatttaatttattttttttattcaaaaaatttgaaaaaaatataataataaaaaattaacaaaaataataaaaaaataaatataattttatgtctttatatttttatttcaatatccTATCTCTAAAAATAAACGGAACCTAAGTTACATACAATCCATGTTCTTCGGTCACTTGTTGCACTATTGCTATATTaaacacaaacaaataaaaatatggtattattaaatgattttatatgtaaattattttatcttctaTCAAAATACTGTTGTGCATTACTTGGCCAAAaccaaataatattaaacaatgccaaaataaaaatatgcgtAAACTAAAGTGTTTGAGAATTACTTGGTTCGACACCATAAACCACTCTAAGTGTCTTGAGggactattttattttaaattagagaTTTAGATTTAGATTTTTAAACAAGCGACTTTATTAAATAAAGCTTTTCCAACCAATCGTAAGACGGATCTTAATGTTCTAATATTCACCAATTTTGCAATTCTCTTTCTCAAATTGAACTGCTCAATCACTACAAGAAACATCACTTTTAACGgtcatttattttacttttaacgacaataaaaataaccattaaTACATTTACCGGCAATTAGACATTAACCGTCTTATACTTTGTTGCTAAAAAGTTTTAGTGGCAATTATAACATTTACCGGTAAATACCTTTTTAATGACCGCAAAAACTATATAATTTTTAGCGGCCATTTTTTTGGCAATTTATATGGCCACCAAAATTAATTCTAAGATTTCAATATTATTCACTTTTAGTAGCCATTACTATTGCCACCAAAACTCATTTTACTGACAATTTATATGaccactaaaaataattttaaaattataatattattcactTTTAGTTGCCATTACTATTACCACtaaaattttaggattttttttaattacactCACTCTTTTAGAAATAACCACCtatcatttttctaaaatttcaaattttatcattaattattattattatactacataatataaatatactaaaattaattactacaaaatgaagaatttcattaaattcaatatacttaaatatttatacacaaaattCTCTTGAAATGTAATAAAGCATaatacaaattcaaaccacACAAACACTATAAATCTATGTTACATCAATGATTAGCACAAAGATAATgatcaaaagaaaacaaatagaGCCCAACTCAGATGCAATACAATAATACAGCAAAGAGAATGAAGCAAAGTTCTCAATCGCTCAATTATATGAGACCATTTATGTATGGATTGCTCTGCTATAATTCGGCTCTTCAGCTTTTAACCAGCTCTCTTTGCCTAATCAATTGAAAACCAGCTTTAATAGAAAGATTATAAAAAGGATAATAAAAATCACTGACTTTCTTTTTACTCTTAGTTTCTACTTCAATTCTGTCTAAGCAAAAAATTAGTAAGGTATTCAACTAGGAACATCTAAATAACTAGTATTTAACCAGTCACCATGATAACACAAAAATACCAAAAGACAACAATTAAAACTCACAGGTGATAGGAGCTGCTCATTTAATCACCTCTATTGGTGACTGGATATGGTACAAGTCTCACTTGATACATGGTATATCACATAGTTAGCAGTAATGACTAACAACCATTCATGCCAAAATTCATGAGAAATGTTGGTTAGCAGCATCATGATCCTTCCTCGGAAATGCTGGCATGATTTGATACACCACAACCTAAAGCTCAAAGCTAAATGGTAATGGCGCACTTGAAGAGAAATCTGACACAGAAGTTCAACCTTTTTGTCAGGACTTGCTGCCAATCTGTTCAAAGACAACGAGAGATGCTATGAGCAATGTAGCAGTTATCACATATACCTTCAACAATGGATAAGATTGTATAActataaaaaattgtttattaaTATTGACCAATACTATCAGATCTTATACGGTATAGCGAAAAGGCCTAATTTTACCAAATGTATAAATTAGTGCAAGGAAATCCTTCAAATTCAATAATCAAAGCCAGCACTAAACATGATAAtgatccaaaataaaaataaaatttaacaaacaGGCACACTTCTAAAGCACCAAATAGCATGATAATTGAGCCTAAAGTGAGGCCAAGTTCTAGCATTGGATTTAGGGATTATATGTTGAAATGAGGATGCCATTTCCCAACTAAATCTTCCACATTATCCTTTTATACTTCTATCATAAAGACCTCTTATGGATATAGatatttaaacataaataaGCAGAAAAAAAGTACCTAAGAATCAGTTAACTATTCCTCCTCTGATGCGGATACATCTTCTGAATCAGACAATGGTAACAAAGTGCATGTCCCAAGCATGTGGCCGTTGAGGCACACATAATACTCAACACCATCTTCATAGGAACCCAACCAGGAACTAGCACTTTGAGGGATCATTCCGGCCTGCCGCATGTTCCACAACTTCGCCTTGCAATAAATGCCTTTAATAGAAGAGAAAGAGTCAACCCTATCAAAATGCATTATAATGACCtcacaaaaaaggaaaaactaaTTGCTAGTAATTTGAGGAATATCACAACAATGAAACAAGAAATTTTACCTTTGCTGCTTTTGCAGCAACCTTCTTTTCTGTCTCTGCTACAAACCAGATTCTTTTGGGGTGGGAAAAGATCTCTTCCTTATGAGCAATCATGCTTTCAGCCTGCCCATTTCATAAGAGCACGATTATATTTGAATGGCAAATCTTAGGAATGAGAAAATGCAGAATGAATGGAAGGTTCAAAGCCACATAATACAATACTAGTATTAGGAAGTACTATTTCTTAAACCATAATGTGAAGTGAACCCACATGAAGATTTGGAGAATTTTTCATCAAAGCAGGACATGTTATTTGTTAATCATAAAACAGGACATTTTACCAgcttttgtttcaaatgatctGAGCATTCAACCTCGTATACCATGTAACTTGCAAGAATTAAATGACACCTGCAAAAGTTAAATTCAATTTAGGTTTCTTCAATAGAGGAACAAGACAGCAATTCCAAAATTTTCCACCAAACTAgttgaaaaatttctaaaatgtagttatattaataaaataatagatctaattttattattcaatcACCAGAgtcttaatattaatattaatttggaAAAGAAAAGGCTGGTTAGTTGTTAAGACTTAATAAGTCAGTCAAAGAATACGATATGAAAGATTAGTTAAAGAGTTAGACTAAACAAGCAATAATAGGTactatctttaatttcttctatAAAATGACAAATTACACAAACAGTTGATAGCTTGATTtagttgcaatttaatttctaccAGAAAAAATGTATACATATAACAAAATTAGATCAAGCTAGCCATATACATTTTAGGCCCTAGTTAAGCTAATGATTGGTTTCAATTAGCTTTATGGTTTCAGAAAGGTTCATCAATCATTGCACAtgcaatcaataatccttttaACCACCCTACTAATTTGGATTGCTAGCAAAAACAACAACTAGTATTGGCAACATAAGTGACTTGTAGCCATGTgttagaatttgaaaagaaataaataaagaggTAATCTTGCCTTTATCTGCATCAAAATTGACTAAGTTCTTTGAAGCACGGTGGCATCCATGTATTATATAATGCACCACAAGGAATGAACTTTAGATCAGAAGCAGAGTA
This portion of the Arachis duranensis cultivar V14167 chromosome 6, aradu.V14167.gnm2.J7QH, whole genome shotgun sequence genome encodes:
- the LOC107493734 gene encoding uncharacterized protein LOC107493734 isoform X2 — protein: MDWSSSGITTWFRRHHHHTKLRVVGILILSQLVSLTLALLSLTSSVISQKFGVYAPLTQSLFVYASLALVYGTILLFRNQKPLGFWYWYLLLGIVDVQGNYLVNKAYQYSSITSVTLLDCWTIPWAILFTWIFLGTRYSLWQLSGAAICVLGLCLVMFSDSEVGGGGGSKPLLGDVLVIGGTLFYAISNVGEEFCVKHKDRVEVVFMLGLFGFLISILEVFVIELKMLESVKWSPDILSGATMFNLSVLTSDMWAVVFRVFLYHQEVDWLYFVSFAITVVGLIIYSLIEKDPVPASPGIEDGNLNTEYQMLCDQSTASVNNSIAS
- the LOC107493734 gene encoding uncharacterized protein LOC107493734 isoform X1; this translates as MDWSSSGITTWFRRHHHHTKLRVVGILILSQLVSLTLALLSLTSSVISQKFGVYAPLTQSLFVYASLALVYGTILLFRNQKPLGFWYWYLLLGIVDVQGNYLVNKAYQYSSITSVTLLDCWTIPWAILFTWIFLGTRYSLWQLSGAAICVLGLCLVMFSDSEVGGGGGSKPLLGDVLVIGGTLFYAISNVGEEFCVKHKDRVEVVFMLGLFGFLISILEVFVIELKMLESVKWSPDIVLAFAGFAACGLIFYTLAPFVLKLSGATMFNLSVLTSDMWAVVFRVFLYHQEVDWLYFVSFAITVVGLIIYSLIEKDPVPASPGIEDGNLNTEYQMLCDQSTASVNNSIAS